Within Diospyros lotus cultivar Yz01 chromosome 15, ASM1463336v1, whole genome shotgun sequence, the genomic segment AGAGTTTGGGAAGGAGTTGGAACGTtttgataaggggcttttgttccccaggtCATGAGAaacaattctggagattttgagagattttggaaTGGTATAGGGGGTGTTTTCGCAATTATATATTTggccacctatatatatatacatattaagtGAGAGTTTAAATCGGCTTGTAGAGTGAACGATCGAATGATCTAATAAGGGGTTTTTGGTCGCGAGGCTATGGGCAACTAGTCTGGAAAGTTTTGTGTCAATCGAAGTTCAAATCGGAGGTTAATTTGATTTGCCGGAGTTTGGTGGCAGGCGACTTAGACGAActatttttggccaaatcggaGGGCTTCCGGTGATTTTTTCCGATCTAGAGGGATATCATTGGGATCGACAAAGGGAGAGGAGTAGCCTAGTGTTGTCGGTTTAATTTTTCGGTGTGCCtacgccggagaagatgaccggaggtaatttctatattttttaaatactaaaaatatatgaaattcgAGAAacaatagaattaaaggaaataaaattctgtAAAAATGTCCAGAAATTCAACAAAAAGgactattttattttgatgaatttttatattgaaattttattgaggagataattattttggatttttgaaaggaaatgtaaatggaaaataaatatgaaatatttttataagattcTGAGAAAAATCCAGAaggacaataaatttattttataatttttggtgatttttcatGGAGGAGGttcgaaggaaatcaaggagaaataaattttctcaaggaaaagtaattatggaaattggagaaaataggagaaaaaactggaaaatttccagaaaattctagaggcttataaatattgttttatgaattattgtggagaaaaatttgaaaaacaatgcttgaagaggtatttatttggaattatcgagagaaaaataggaaaaaattagagaaaaattatgaaaaattgagaaaataaatattgattttcctttaaatacatatgatgttTAGGGTATCGTTGAGGTTCAAGGTTGAACTATAGTGCGCCTGGCAGGAGAATCGAGGGCGGGCACGCATTTTTGAGGAATCTTGAACTTAGccccaaggtgagtggttctaccaaaAAAACTTGttttgtggcatgtgaatggtttgttgtgagttgttcaatccaattctTGTGCATATTCTAGTCACTTTTGATCACTTTTGATTTATTGTGGGTGGTGCGACCCTATACTCGATTTTTGTTGCATACAAATGGTTGACACATGATaggttgatttcatgtggatggttcgtccaaaatatttttttatgtgcaTTGGAATTCACGCATTGAAATGTTGTTGttcgtaattcatttatatatgttgtggttatggcattggcatatCTTTTGTGTTATTCATGTGAGATGTTGAGATGTCAACCTGTGTTacggcacttgagtgatagcactaagGAAACGTGCCAACGATCAATTCCCATCTATGATgggggttgagagtggacaccacccttgcgAGTCAATAGTAgcggggctgagagtgtacACTACCCTAGATCGGCTTAAGTGGCGGAACTGAGAGTGGATACCATCCTAGGTTCTTTTGAGCAACAGCATTGTTTCCAAGGTGAATGTGGATTCccagggatagtgttgatcatctggTGGCCATGGTTTGTGTTGATGAGACCCGGAATGCCTTTGAGTGGAAACATAATGATGACGAGGTGATTTCCGAGTTCACGCattgatgttgcccctcttaagctaagaTTGGGTTATGCCGATGTAGTCGAGTTGCCTTTAGAGAAatttgctctttccccatggtatgGGTTAAACACTGTATAGGATTCTCTTGAACTGGGGTGTGTCGAGATATGTCGGTTttgttcatggtcttgcatatatcatgaaaatatttttgaactctcacttagatgattcagcatctaattttggactatgtccctggaatattcaaacgttctaggtgaaagcagtgACGCTAAAGGAAAAGACGTGACTGAGATGTAGCCgttatgtttagtttttgtaGGTCTTTGtttatgattacgatgttcagaggttatgttatattttgatattttcacgTGAAATATTGATTTGGTTAATTGACTATAAAAGgaaattgtcggttatatatcattgaggtttcgatcttgttTCCGCTTATCTAAAtgaaattactaattatagcttattattttaaattaattttctaagaTGGTAGATCGAGATTGTCAGGGTTAAATTTACGCTGTGCCTATGTTGAATgattgtggaaaaaaaaaatatccctgaAATCTCGAGTTAATGCACACTGGGAAAAGCATGGTGTTACAAAGGTGGTGGAAAAATCACCTCCTATTATATTTTAGATTTGCTTCCATTGGTGCAAGaaatggcatttttttttttgtactttaTATTCTCAAAAACATTGTTCTATAATGAATGTTtatggtaaaagaaaaataaaaactatattgTTGGCAGGGATAGATCTAGGAGAGGGCTAACCCCTAGATTCATAGGTCATTTTAGCCCCCACCTTCCAAATGGGCTAGATTCGCAAGGTAGATCTAGGGGAGGGCTAAGACTGCCCCTAAATCCGCCACTGGTTGTTGGGTATTTACAGCCGTAGAGTATAAGCATGATAAGATGAATATATTCAAGTTGAGACaaattagaatataaaatagCTGTGAAATATTAGATTGATTTAGCGTTAGATTGCCTAGAAGTTATTTATATTggtatttatttgattattttgcatCTAGCTATCAACAATCAAGTAGAAATGGTACATTATTATAGGCAAAGCTCAAATATGTTGATGCATAAAAAAGATACAATCTATAGCATACAGTTTGTAACTAGCCAGGTATACAAGTCATTAAGCATAGAATAGTAGTCCATTATTCAAATGAttttgagaaaagaaagaggaaagttGTCTAGCAACTCCAATGCCATAGTCAAGGATAAGCCTCAATGACAGACTTAATTCCCAAAGCTCGAGTGATTTTGTGGTGACTGAAACCAGCTTCATAGAAGAGTTGTGCCCATTCTTTCCTGGTTCTTTCTTTACCTGTTAAGACAGCCAACATCATTGTGTCAAGAAAGAGTTGTGCTCGGACAAacccatcatcttctttctgGTTGTCCAACACAACATCAATGATGATCACCTTGCCACCCTTTTCCTTGCTTGGAATTGCTTCTTTACATTTCTTCAGTATCTTTATACAAGTTTCATCATCCCAATCATGCAGAATTTCCTGTGCCCAATATCTAGTCATAGTTAATATTACCATAATGTTTTACATGTTGGGAGGCATAATGTCCTATACCACTTAGGATTATATCATGTAAAATATATacagaaatatatatagaaGCACATAAGTTTAACATGGTTTGACCTCAATATCTACATCTACGATCCCATGATTAGGGGATAATCTACTAAGATAGCATCTATTATAACCAAGATACGGATTAGAAAAGGTGAGATATGGAAAGTATTTCAGACAAAAATACATTccattgtgtttgttaaattttctgaAAAGAAGTCACATAATTTCTTATCTTgaactttcaagataaatttattccttctccttttcgaataaattatattgaattttatagataaattatattgACAGAgtcttattttactcattttaataaacaccACTTAAGTGAGTAGTTTAATTTGTATGACTAAACTAAAAACTAGCCAATATACAGATGACCTGACACCTTGACACTCATATAGTACCAAATGTCTCACCTTAAGACACAAGGGTGGAgttgcctatttataagcaataTCCCAAGTGCGAATGACTTGGAAATGAAGGAGCCTAACATTATGTTTCATACAAAAGAATTTTGTAAGAATAATGGACCTTGAGTAAGATTGCATTTGCGGGAGGAATTGCCTCAAACATGCTCCCTCCAATGAAGTCTAGCTTTTCACTCCCCTGGCAGTTAGCAACCACGTGTGGGAGATCAAGCACAGTGCACTTCATGTTGGGGAATGATTCAACAATGGTCCGGGCTACGGTCCCCGTGCCGCCGCCAACATCCACCAATGAACTCAACCCTTCAAACGCTGCCTTGCACTCTTTCATCATCAAGTATACGATGAACTTGGAGTCATTAGCCATGGCTGCATTAAACAAATCGCCAAAGCTTGTTTCTTCAGCGTTATACTCCCAGAAATTCTTCAGTTCAGCTGTATAAAAGGGCGCAGTATCATCATTCTGGAACCAATCGCTCATGACGCTCCAGGGTTTCACCATAGCAGGATGAAAAGCCATCAAGGCGTATGCTCTCACACTCAACGGCTCATCTTTTAGGAGGAGCCTTGAAGCGAGTGTGAGCACATAGCCTTCTTCTTGCTCAGCAAAGAAGCCAGAATGGACAAGAACTCGCATGAGGCGATGAATGCCGTGAGCTTTGGATTGCTTGATTGGAAGCGCAGCAACTAGCTCGCTAAGAGCCATGGGTTTTCCATGGCTGTGAATAACATCTGGTATTCCAAGCTGAACTGCGCATCTCAATGATCCAGAGTTTATGAAGGCGAAGATTTGATTTCGGAGAAGGACATGAGCTTGAACTAGCTCTTCAGTGTTGTATTCATTGGCCATAGCCATGTTAATTAGTTTGTGCCTTATGCTAAACTCTTTGTTCTGCATAgatatatatcacatatttgTATGCGTTCCTTCGATTCAACGTTTGGGCCTAGTTTCAACCTTCTTATCTCACTGCCTTGACACTATATTTTTTCTAATGGAATTGTCATCTTAATTAAGAATGGGACACCGGAATTGTATATTTTTTCTAATGTTAATTAGTGGTATATTAACTTGtttcttatataaaattatataaattttggacTGTGTATCAATTCTACAATAAACTTTAAAACCTATCAAGTTacatttgaattattaattttgtattaattttacaatGCCGGTAGAACTTACATAATTAATACCCTTTTAATGTGTCAactattcttattttaaaaaattaactattcaCATAGTGGCAAACTCTAATTATGTTCatgatcaaatttaaaaaattaagatgaaaacaataattaatacatcaaagggaacattaattatttaagtttaaATAGTATTATAgaattgatataaaattaaaaatttaaatgtaaaattgataaacttttaaaatttgttgtagGATTGATATACTAACCAAAAATTGATAACTTTTTGGTAATTaacttctttattttaaaagtaacaAACTAAAATGTAGATATCATACcattgttattaaaaataa encodes:
- the LOC127792251 gene encoding probable O-methyltransferase 3 — its product is MQNKEFSIRHKLINMAMANEYNTEELVQAHVLLRNQIFAFINSGSLRCAVQLGIPDVIHSHGKPMALSELVAALPIKQSKAHGIHRLMRVLVHSGFFAEQEEGYVLTLASRLLLKDEPLSVRAYALMAFHPAMVKPWSVMSDWFQNDDTAPFYTAELKNFWEYNAEETSFGDLFNAAMANDSKFIVYLMMKECKAAFEGLSSLVDVGGGTGTVARTIVESFPNMKCTVLDLPHVVANCQGSEKLDFIGGSMFEAIPPANAILLKEILHDWDDETCIKILKKCKEAIPSKEKGGKVIIIDVVLDNQKEDDGFVRAQLFLDTMMLAVLTGKERTRKEWAQLFYEAGFSHHKITRALGIKSVIEAYP